The following are from one region of the Achromobacter xylosoxidans genome:
- a CDS encoding RidA family protein has product MSSIKRFHVAKRLSDMAVYNGVAYLAGQVPDDSTLDITGQTEQVLATIDRLLAEAGTDKTKILMAQIYVANMKEFDGMNKAWDAWVADGNSPPRATVEARLANPDFKVEIVVTAAV; this is encoded by the coding sequence ATGAGCAGCATCAAGCGCTTCCACGTGGCCAAGCGCCTGTCCGACATGGCCGTGTACAACGGCGTCGCGTACCTGGCCGGCCAGGTGCCGGACGATTCCACGCTCGACATCACCGGCCAGACCGAACAGGTGCTCGCCACGATCGACCGCCTGCTGGCCGAAGCCGGCACCGACAAGACCAAGATCCTGATGGCCCAGATCTATGTGGCCAACATGAAGGAATTCGATGGCATGAACAAGGCCTGGGACGCCTGGGTCGCCGACGGCAATTCGCCTCCGCGCGCCACCGTCGAGGCCCGTTTGGCCAACCCGGATTTCAAGGTCGAAATCGTCGTGACGGCTGCCGTCTGA
- a CDS encoding polyhydroxyalkanoate depolymerase yields the protein MLYQLHEMQRAFLTPFAAFTDAGSQLFSSPYSPLAYTPISRQMAAGYELMTRIGKEYQKPAWNLPTTEINGKSVRVIEGVAMDKPFCRLLHFQRDVRHTGRDDPKVLLVAPLSGHHATLLRDTVRALLPAHDVYVTDWVDARMVPLSAGPFHLNDYVRYVQDFIRHLGPDVHVISVCQPTVPVLAAVSLMASANDPCQPRSMVMMGGPIDPRQSPTQVNRLATTKPYSWFENQVIHPVPPRYPGAGRKVYPGFLQHAGFMAMNPDRHMKSHYDFYLDLLRGDDSDAEAHRRFYDEYNAVLDMPAEFYLDTIRMVFQEFQLPNGTWEVDGKLVRPADIKKVALLTIEGELDDISGQGQTRAAIKLCKNIPAERKTHYTAPNCGHYGIFSGRRWREMICPKIAEFIRQSA from the coding sequence ATGCTGTATCAATTGCACGAAATGCAGCGCGCCTTCCTGACTCCGTTCGCTGCATTCACGGACGCCGGTTCCCAGCTGTTTTCCAGCCCCTACAGCCCTCTCGCCTATACCCCGATTTCGCGCCAGATGGCAGCCGGGTATGAGCTGATGACCCGCATCGGCAAGGAATACCAGAAGCCTGCCTGGAACCTGCCCACCACCGAAATCAACGGCAAGTCCGTCCGCGTCATCGAAGGCGTGGCCATGGACAAGCCGTTCTGCCGCCTGCTGCATTTCCAGCGCGATGTCCGCCACACGGGCCGCGACGATCCCAAGGTCCTGCTGGTCGCGCCGCTGTCCGGCCACCACGCCACCCTGCTGCGCGACACCGTGCGCGCCCTGCTGCCGGCCCACGACGTCTACGTCACCGACTGGGTCGACGCCCGCATGGTGCCGCTGTCGGCCGGTCCGTTCCATCTGAACGACTACGTGCGCTACGTGCAGGACTTCATCCGCCACCTGGGTCCGGACGTCCACGTGATTTCCGTGTGCCAGCCCACGGTGCCGGTGCTGGCCGCCGTCTCGCTGATGGCCTCCGCCAACGATCCCTGTCAGCCGCGCAGCATGGTGATGATGGGCGGCCCCATCGACCCGCGCCAGTCGCCCACGCAGGTCAACCGCCTGGCCACGACCAAGCCCTACAGCTGGTTCGAGAACCAGGTCATCCATCCGGTGCCGCCCCGCTATCCGGGCGCTGGCCGCAAGGTCTACCCGGGTTTCCTGCAACACGCGGGGTTCATGGCCATGAACCCCGACCGCCACATGAAGTCGCATTACGACTTCTACCTGGACCTGCTGCGCGGCGACGACAGCGACGCCGAAGCGCACCGCCGCTTCTACGACGAATACAACGCCGTGCTGGACATGCCGGCCGAGTTCTACCTGGACACGATCCGCATGGTGTTCCAGGAATTCCAGCTGCCCAACGGCACCTGGGAAGTGGACGGCAAGCTGGTGCGGCCGGCTGACATCAAGAAGGTCGCCCTGCTCACCATCGAAGGCGAACTGGACGACATCTCGGGCCAGGGCCAGACTCGCGCCGCCATCAAGCTGTGCAAGAACATTCCGGCCGAGCGCAAGACGCATTACACGGCGCCCAATTGCGG
- a CDS encoding NAD(P)H-dependent oxidoreductase translates to MKQLLIVWHSRTGAARQMAEAAARGALAAAAQLEQAADLNVVLRRAADTQADAMLASQAYLFCAPENLASLSGEMKEFFDRNYYAVLDRIQGLPYACAISAGSDGSGAARQVERICTGWRLNALAPPLIVNMGAQTAQQILAPKTVASAELAKCEELGGLLAATLLLGQ, encoded by the coding sequence ATGAAACAGCTGCTGATCGTGTGGCATTCGCGTACCGGCGCCGCGCGGCAGATGGCCGAAGCCGCTGCGCGCGGCGCGCTCGCGGCCGCCGCGCAGCTGGAACAGGCGGCAGATCTGAACGTGGTCCTGCGGCGGGCCGCCGATACGCAGGCTGATGCAATGCTCGCCAGCCAGGCCTACCTGTTCTGCGCCCCCGAAAACCTGGCCTCGCTGAGCGGCGAGATGAAGGAGTTCTTCGACCGCAACTACTACGCCGTGCTGGACCGGATACAAGGGCTGCCCTACGCCTGCGCCATCAGCGCGGGCAGCGACGGCTCGGGCGCGGCGCGGCAGGTGGAACGCATCTGCACCGGCTGGCGGCTCAACGCGCTGGCGCCTCCGCTCATCGTCAATATGGGCGCGCAGACGGCGCAGCAGATCCTGGCGCCCAAGACCGTGGCCAGTGCGGAACTTGCGAAATGCGAGGAATTGGGCGGCCTGCTGGCCGCGACGCTGTTGCTCGGGCAGTAG
- a CDS encoding MFS transporter → MQHKAVPTRNIVAAVIGNALEWYDFLVFAFMTPIISKLFFPTDPSVPGSELNAILMTTAIFGVGFFMRPVGGIILGLYGDKKGRKAAMVMVTSLMAVSIALITVAPTYHAAGILAPIFILIARLLQGFSAGGEFGTSTALLIEMAPNGKRGFYGSWQMAGQMLALLIGAACGTLITEFFTPQQIADWAWRLPFAFGLVIVPIAIYIRRNVDETDAFKQIKEEERQAAARGDVQRLSLGQMLKTHTREALIGVGLVVTATVSIYITFTYLVTYSTQILKLPLNQTFLVQMAGAALMVLLTPFMGAWSDRIGRRPLVIGSLIGYLIVLYPLYYWLSDAPSIGRLLAVQVVVCLFVSAFFGVFSTVMAELFPARVRSVGLSLAYNVAVMIFGGFAQFIVTWLIKTTGSPMAPAYYVMFGVALGLIAAFYMRDRAHEELDN, encoded by the coding sequence GTGCAGCACAAAGCAGTTCCCACACGCAACATCGTGGCGGCAGTAATAGGCAATGCCCTCGAATGGTATGACTTCCTGGTGTTCGCGTTCATGACGCCGATCATCTCGAAGCTGTTCTTCCCCACCGATCCCAGCGTTCCCGGCAGCGAGCTGAACGCCATCCTGATGACCACCGCCATTTTCGGCGTCGGCTTCTTCATGCGCCCCGTGGGCGGCATCATCCTCGGCCTGTACGGCGACAAGAAAGGCCGCAAGGCCGCCATGGTCATGGTGACCTCGCTGATGGCCGTGTCGATCGCGCTGATCACCGTGGCCCCGACCTACCACGCGGCCGGCATCCTGGCCCCGATCTTCATCCTGATCGCGCGCCTCCTGCAGGGTTTCTCCGCCGGCGGCGAATTCGGCACCTCGACCGCGCTGCTGATCGAGATGGCGCCCAACGGCAAGCGTGGCTTCTATGGTTCCTGGCAGATGGCCGGCCAGATGCTGGCGCTGCTGATCGGCGCGGCCTGCGGCACGCTCATCACCGAGTTCTTCACCCCGCAACAGATCGCCGACTGGGCATGGCGCCTGCCGTTCGCCTTCGGCCTGGTCATTGTCCCCATCGCCATCTACATCCGCCGCAACGTCGATGAAACCGACGCTTTCAAGCAGATCAAGGAAGAAGAGCGCCAGGCCGCCGCCCGCGGCGACGTGCAGCGCCTGAGCCTGGGCCAGATGCTGAAGACGCATACCCGCGAAGCGCTGATCGGCGTGGGCCTGGTCGTGACCGCGACCGTGTCCATCTACATCACCTTCACGTATCTGGTGACCTACTCCACGCAGATCCTGAAGCTGCCGCTGAACCAGACCTTCCTGGTGCAGATGGCGGGCGCGGCGCTGATGGTGCTGCTGACGCCCTTCATGGGCGCCTGGTCCGACCGCATCGGCCGCCGCCCCCTGGTGATCGGCTCGCTCATCGGCTACCTGATCGTGCTGTATCCGCTGTACTACTGGCTGTCGGATGCGCCCTCCATCGGCCGCCTGCTGGCCGTGCAGGTCGTGGTCTGCCTGTTCGTATCGGCGTTCTTCGGCGTGTTCAGCACGGTGATGGCGGAACTGTTCCCCGCGCGCGTGCGCTCGGTGGGCCTGTCGCTGGCCTATAACGTGGCGGTGATGATCTTCGGCGGCTTCGCACAGTTCATCGTGACCTGGCTGATCAAGACCACCGGCTCGCCGATGGCTCCCGCCTACTACGTGATGTTCGGCGTGGCGCTGGGCCTGATCGCCGCCTTCTACATGCGCGACCGCGCGCACGAAGAGCTGGACAACTGA
- the argE gene encoding acetylornithine deacetylase: protein MNARTWLETLVGFDTTSRNSNLALIETVRDWLKGQGVDAWLAHNPERTKANLFATLPAQDGGMQGGIVLSGHTDVVPVDGQEWSTDPFKLVEKDGLLYGRGSCDMKGFIASSLAMVPEFLAMPRKKPMHLAFSYDEEVGCAGAPYMLADLHERGIRPEGCVVGEPTGMQVVVAHKGINLFRCKVHGKAAHSSLTPRGCNAIEYAARLICRIRDLADSFKANGPYDQFYDVPFSTMTTNQIRGGIAVNTIPELCEFTYEFRNLPGMQPDEIQAEVEKYVREELLPRMKAEFDGASIEIETGAAAPALEASEEAAITQLVRALTEDRATRKVAYGTEAGLFQGIGIPTVVCGPGHIEQAHKPNEYVALDQLAACDTFLRRLGQSL from the coding sequence ATGAACGCGCGCACCTGGCTGGAAACGCTGGTTGGCTTTGACACCACCAGCCGCAATTCCAATCTTGCCCTGATCGAAACCGTACGAGATTGGCTCAAGGGCCAGGGCGTCGACGCATGGCTGGCGCACAATCCGGAGCGCACCAAGGCCAACCTGTTCGCGACCTTGCCCGCCCAGGACGGCGGCATGCAGGGCGGCATCGTGCTGTCCGGCCACACCGACGTGGTGCCGGTCGACGGCCAGGAATGGAGCACGGATCCGTTCAAGCTCGTTGAAAAAGACGGCCTGCTCTACGGCCGCGGCAGCTGCGACATGAAGGGTTTCATCGCCAGTTCGCTGGCGATGGTGCCGGAATTCCTGGCCATGCCGCGCAAGAAGCCGATGCACCTGGCGTTCTCGTATGACGAGGAAGTCGGCTGCGCCGGCGCGCCCTACATGCTGGCCGACCTGCACGAACGCGGCATCCGCCCCGAAGGCTGCGTGGTGGGCGAGCCCACCGGCATGCAGGTGGTGGTGGCGCACAAGGGCATCAACTTGTTCCGCTGCAAGGTGCACGGCAAGGCGGCGCACTCGTCGCTGACTCCGCGCGGCTGCAACGCCATCGAATATGCCGCCCGCCTGATCTGCCGCATTCGCGACCTGGCCGACAGCTTCAAGGCCAACGGTCCCTACGATCAGTTCTACGACGTGCCGTTCTCCACGATGACCACCAACCAGATCCGGGGCGGCATCGCGGTCAATACCATCCCCGAACTGTGCGAATTCACCTACGAATTCCGCAACCTGCCCGGCATGCAACCCGACGAGATCCAGGCAGAAGTTGAAAAATACGTGCGCGAAGAGCTCCTGCCGCGCATGAAGGCCGAGTTCGACGGCGCCAGCATCGAAATCGAAACCGGCGCCGCTGCTCCCGCCCTGGAAGCGTCCGAGGAAGCCGCCATCACCCAGCTGGTGCGCGCCCTGACCGAAGACCGCGCCACCCGCAAGGTCGCCTACGGCACCGAGGCCGGCCTGTTCCAGGGCATCGGCATCCCCACCGTGGTCTGCGGCCCCGGCCATATCGAACAGGCCCACAAGCCCAACGAGTACGTCGCGCTGGACCAGCTGGCCGCCTGCGACACCTTCCTGCGCCGCCTGGGGCAGTCGCTCTGA
- a CDS encoding ferredoxin--NADP reductase: protein MTDDSKYTRQTVTHVHTWVPDKLFSVRVTRDDAYTFQPGQFARVGLPEAGASEGEPTLWRAYSMVSAPHEPWLEFYSIVVPEGLFSPRMARLQPGDSLYVEKTPYGFLTLERFAPGGDLWLLASGTGLSAYLSILRDPAVWRAYRRIILVHGVRTAAELAYRTEIESWRNQPALAEFFAADPQKLVYLPIATREALPGMPQERLTTLIADGRLEQLAGQQLDPEQAKIMLCGNPDMLADARKLLGERGFKPGRRGIPGNLAVENYW, encoded by the coding sequence ATGACCGACGACTCCAAATACACGCGCCAGACCGTTACCCACGTCCATACCTGGGTGCCTGACAAGCTGTTCTCCGTGCGCGTGACGCGCGACGACGCGTATACGTTCCAGCCGGGCCAGTTCGCCCGGGTCGGTCTGCCGGAAGCCGGCGCATCGGAAGGCGAACCCACGTTGTGGCGCGCCTATTCCATGGTGTCGGCGCCGCACGAACCCTGGCTGGAGTTCTATTCCATCGTGGTCCCCGAAGGCCTGTTCAGTCCGCGCATGGCGCGGCTGCAGCCCGGCGACTCCCTGTATGTGGAGAAGACGCCCTACGGGTTTCTGACCCTGGAGCGCTTCGCGCCCGGCGGCGATCTCTGGCTATTGGCTTCGGGCACCGGCCTGTCTGCCTATCTGTCGATCCTCCGCGACCCGGCAGTTTGGCGGGCCTACCGCCGCATCATCCTGGTGCACGGGGTGCGCACCGCCGCGGAGCTCGCCTACCGCACCGAAATCGAATCCTGGCGCAACCAGCCGGCCCTGGCCGAGTTTTTCGCGGCGGATCCGCAGAAACTCGTCTACCTGCCCATCGCCACCCGCGAAGCCCTGCCCGGCATGCCGCAGGAACGCCTGACCACGCTGATCGCCGACGGCCGCCTTGAGCAGTTGGCCGGCCAGCAGCTGGATCCCGAGCAGGCCAAGATCATGCTTTGCGGCAACCCCGACATGCTGGCCGACGCCCGCAAGCTGCTGGGCGAACGCGGCTTCAAGCCTGGACGCCGCGGCATTCCCGGCAATCTGGCGGTAGAAAACTACTGGTAG
- the pncB gene encoding nicotinate phosphoribosyltransferase gives MIITSLLDTDLYKFSMMQVVLHHFPAAQVEYRYKCRTPGVDLRPYLDEIREEVHQLCQLRFTEDELKYLGGLRFIKSDFVDFLELFHLPERCIHIGVGEGPGEISIEVKGPWLHTILFEIPVLAIVNEVYFRNTRKNPDWEEGRKRLHSKMHLVLDDPALADFRVAEYGTRRRFSKIWHEEIVSTMKSQMGVHFAGTSNVLLAKQHEVLPLGTMGHEYLQACQALGPRLRDSQVYALEVWAKEYRGDLGIALSDVYGMDAFLRDFDMYFCKLFDGARHDSGDPFVWGERLLEHYRKNRVDPRAKTLVFSDSLTFPRAIELARQFSGRCKVSFGIGTNLTNDLGHEPLQIVMKMVRCNGQPVAKVSDAPEKTMCDDPAYLAYLRQVFQLPPA, from the coding sequence ATGATAATCACTTCGCTGCTCGACACCGATCTGTATAAATTCAGCATGATGCAGGTGGTTCTGCATCATTTTCCCGCTGCCCAGGTCGAGTACCGTTACAAATGCCGCACGCCCGGGGTCGACCTGCGTCCCTACCTGGACGAAATCCGCGAGGAAGTGCATCAGCTATGCCAGCTGCGCTTCACCGAGGACGAACTTAAATATCTGGGCGGCTTGCGCTTTATCAAAAGCGACTTCGTCGATTTCCTCGAACTCTTCCATCTGCCGGAGCGCTGCATCCACATCGGCGTAGGCGAGGGGCCGGGCGAAATCAGCATCGAGGTCAAAGGCCCGTGGCTGCATACGATCCTGTTCGAGATCCCGGTGCTGGCCATCGTCAACGAGGTCTATTTCCGCAACACGCGCAAGAATCCCGACTGGGAAGAGGGCCGCAAGCGCCTGCATTCCAAGATGCACCTGGTGTTGGACGATCCGGCGCTGGCCGATTTCCGCGTGGCCGAATACGGCACGCGGCGCCGCTTTTCCAAGATCTGGCACGAAGAAATCGTGTCCACCATGAAGTCGCAGATGGGCGTGCATTTCGCCGGCACCAGCAATGTGCTGCTGGCCAAGCAGCACGAGGTGCTACCCCTGGGAACCATGGGCCACGAATACCTGCAAGCCTGCCAGGCGCTGGGTCCGCGGCTGCGCGATTCGCAGGTGTACGCGCTGGAGGTGTGGGCCAAGGAATACCGTGGCGACCTGGGCATCGCGCTGTCGGACGTCTACGGCATGGATGCCTTCCTGCGCGATTTCGACATGTATTTCTGCAAGCTGTTCGACGGCGCGCGGCATGATTCAGGCGATCCCTTCGTCTGGGGCGAACGCCTGCTCGAGCACTACCGCAAGAACCGCGTGGATCCGCGCGCCAAGACGCTGGTGTTTTCGGATTCGTTGACCTTCCCGCGCGCCATCGAGCTGGCCCGCCAGTTTTCCGGCCGCTGCAAGGTGTCCTTCGGCATCGGCACCAACCTGACCAACGACCTGGGCCACGAGCCCTTGCAGATCGTCATGAAGATGGTCCGCTGCAATGGCCAGCCGGTGGCAAAGGTGTCCGACGCGCCGGAAAAGACCATGTGCGACGATCCGGCCTACCTGGCCTATCTGCGCCAGGTGTTCCAGCTGCCTCCCGCCTGA
- the fdxA gene encoding ferredoxin FdxA encodes MTHVVTENCIKCKYTDCVDVCPVDCFREGPNFLVIDPDECIDCAVCIPECPANAIYAEEDVPQDQLNFIALNAELSPEFASISRAKKPLPDADEWNGKQDKLQYLEK; translated from the coding sequence ATGACCCACGTTGTCACCGAAAACTGTATTAAGTGCAAGTACACCGATTGCGTAGACGTGTGCCCGGTGGACTGTTTTCGTGAGGGTCCGAACTTCCTCGTGATCGATCCCGACGAATGCATCGACTGCGCCGTCTGCATCCCGGAATGCCCGGCCAATGCCATCTACGCCGAAGAAGACGTGCCGCAGGACCAGCTGAATTTCATCGCCCTGAATGCCGAACTCTCGCCCGAGTTCGCCAGCATCAGCCGTGCCAAGAAGCCCCTGCCCGACGCCGACGAATGGAACGGCAAGCAGGACAAGCTGCAATACCTGGAAAAATAA
- a CDS encoding RelA/SpoT family protein encodes MSAPPVPDAPTPFDATWRQEVGAGLDADGVALIDQAVAWAEPRFEGQQALTGEPLAGHGAGVVRILAALHTDAATRAAALLAALPTDLMAPAPSLRSDPVAAAFGPEIARLVQGTRALLRLGVVARQASDAAAESGSQKEMQRKMLLAMAADLRIVLMRLASRLRTLRWHAESKAPCSTDFARETLDLYAPLANRLGIWQIKWEMEDLAFRFLEPDKYKQIARLLEEKRVEREAFIAGAIERLQTGLAKAGVEAEVSGRPKHIYSIWNKMRVKRLDFSQMYDLRALRIIVDDVRACYTALGMVHEMWTPISEEFDDYISRPKPNGYRSLHTVVADDDGRPFEVQIRTREMHQFAEYGMAAHWRYKEAGAKGGQVAASSEYDRQLAWMRQLLAWNSDVEGGGEPAQPAPAKPASGKQRGAATAPVHTDERIYVLTPQARVIELPAGATPVDFAYHLHTDLGHRCRGARVDGQMVPLQTHLSTGQTVEIISAKSGGPSRDWLNPQLGFLASPRARAKVRMWFNAIELQQRITQGQALVEKELQRLGKTAVNLEQLAQNLGFARADDLYVAAAKEEFSLRQIDTLFQQPGPAVEPQPAALRHASAGSAEKSGKSGVLVVGVGSLLTQLARCCRPAPPDPIAGFVTRGRGVSIHRSDCHSYLALAAREPERVIEVAWGETGDTFYPVDISVRAHDRSGLLRDLSEVFARLRLNVVGVNTQSKQSLAHMVFTVEVRGGESLSRALDALAEVPGVSSATRR; translated from the coding sequence ATGTCCGCCCCGCCTGTTCCCGACGCGCCTACGCCTTTCGACGCTACCTGGCGCCAGGAGGTAGGCGCCGGCCTGGATGCCGACGGCGTGGCGCTGATCGACCAGGCCGTGGCCTGGGCCGAACCGCGTTTCGAAGGGCAGCAGGCGCTGACCGGCGAACCCCTGGCCGGGCATGGCGCGGGCGTGGTCCGCATCCTGGCGGCTCTGCATACCGATGCCGCCACCCGCGCCGCGGCGCTGCTGGCTGCCTTGCCGACCGACCTGATGGCGCCCGCGCCGTCCCTGCGCAGCGATCCGGTCGCGGCGGCATTCGGCCCTGAAATCGCGCGGCTGGTGCAGGGCACGCGCGCGCTGCTGCGCCTGGGCGTGGTGGCGCGGCAGGCAAGCGACGCCGCCGCCGAAAGCGGCTCGCAAAAGGAGATGCAGCGCAAGATGCTGCTGGCCATGGCGGCCGACCTGCGCATCGTGCTGATGCGGCTGGCCTCGCGCCTGCGCACCTTGCGCTGGCACGCGGAAAGCAAGGCGCCGTGCTCCACCGATTTCGCCCGCGAAACCCTGGACCTGTATGCGCCGCTGGCGAACCGCCTGGGGATCTGGCAGATCAAGTGGGAAATGGAAGATCTGGCGTTCCGCTTCCTGGAGCCCGACAAGTACAAGCAGATCGCCCGCCTGCTGGAAGAGAAGCGGGTGGAGCGCGAAGCCTTCATCGCCGGCGCCATCGAGCGCCTGCAGACGGGACTGGCCAAGGCGGGCGTCGAGGCCGAGGTCAGCGGCCGGCCCAAGCACATCTACAGCATCTGGAACAAGATGCGCGTGAAGCGGCTGGATTTCTCGCAGATGTACGACCTGCGCGCGCTGCGCATCATCGTTGATGACGTGCGCGCCTGCTATACGGCGCTGGGCATGGTGCACGAAATGTGGACGCCGATCTCCGAGGAGTTCGACGACTATATTTCCCGGCCCAAACCCAACGGCTACCGCTCGCTGCACACAGTGGTGGCCGACGACGACGGCCGTCCCTTCGAAGTGCAGATCCGCACACGCGAGATGCACCAGTTCGCCGAGTACGGCATGGCTGCGCATTGGCGCTACAAGGAAGCGGGCGCCAAGGGCGGCCAGGTGGCGGCCTCCAGCGAATACGACCGGCAACTGGCGTGGATGCGCCAGCTGCTGGCCTGGAACAGCGATGTCGAGGGCGGCGGCGAACCCGCCCAGCCCGCGCCCGCCAAGCCCGCATCGGGCAAGCAGCGCGGCGCGGCGACGGCGCCGGTCCATACCGATGAGCGCATCTACGTGCTGACGCCGCAGGCGCGCGTGATCGAACTGCCAGCCGGCGCCACGCCGGTGGATTTCGCCTATCACCTGCATACCGACCTGGGCCACCGCTGCCGCGGCGCCCGCGTCGACGGGCAGATGGTGCCGCTGCAGACGCATCTGTCCACCGGCCAGACCGTGGAGATCATCTCCGCCAAGTCCGGCGGGCCCTCGCGCGACTGGCTCAACCCGCAGCTCGGCTTTTTGGCCAGTCCGCGGGCCCGCGCCAAGGTGCGCATGTGGTTCAACGCGATCGAACTGCAGCAGCGCATCACCCAGGGCCAGGCCCTGGTCGAAAAGGAATTGCAGCGCCTGGGCAAGACCGCCGTCAACCTGGAGCAGTTGGCGCAGAACCTGGGGTTCGCCCGCGCCGACGACCTGTACGTGGCGGCGGCCAAGGAAGAATTCAGCCTGCGGCAGATCGATACCCTGTTCCAGCAGCCCGGACCGGCCGTCGAGCCGCAACCGGCCGCTTTGCGCCACGCCAGCGCCGGCAGCGCCGAGAAAAGCGGCAAGAGCGGCGTGCTGGTGGTGGGGGTGGGGTCGCTCCTGACGCAGCTTGCGCGCTGCTGCCGTCCGGCGCCGCCGGACCCCATCGCGGGCTTCGTCACGCGCGGACGCGGCGTGTCGATCCACCGCAGCGATTGCCACAGCTATCTGGCGCTGGCCGCCCGCGAGCCGGAGCGCGTCATCGAGGTGGCCTGGGGCGAGACCGGCGACACGTTCTACCCCGTGGACATCAGCGTGCGCGCGCACGACCGTTCCGGCCTGTTGCGGGACCTGTCCGAAGTCTTTGCGCGGCTGCGCCTGAACGTGGTGGGCGTGAACACGCAAAGCAAGCAGTCGCTGGCTCATATGGTGTTCACGGTGGAAGTGCGCGGGGGGGAATCACTGTCCCGCGCGCTGGACGCCCTGGCCGAAGTGCCGGGCGTGTCGTCGGCGACACGCCGCTAG
- a CDS encoding zinc-dependent peptidase: MLRWLKGRGARPSAVAEMQARISPELWQGVLDAHPFLAALNADEAAQLQARSAWLLASKHINGAQGLEVSDFMRLSIAAQASLPILNLAPELYEGWDEIIVYPASFRIPRSRQDDDGVVHEYLEDAAGEAWEGGPLVLSWEDTQFSEGGFNVVIHEFAHKLDLRSGHADGMPSLAAHPELKPQAWRRILDDSLDRFIAAVDAVEAAIPHDVDPESEAADAWYGQLPMDPYAATDEAEFFAVSSEHFFVDPYPMHEALPQWYGLLRAYYRQDPLERYA, translated from the coding sequence ATGTTGCGCTGGCTCAAGGGCCGGGGCGCCCGCCCCTCCGCGGTGGCCGAAATGCAGGCCCGCATCTCCCCGGAACTGTGGCAAGGGGTGCTGGACGCCCACCCGTTCCTGGCGGCTTTGAACGCCGATGAAGCCGCCCAGCTGCAGGCGCGCTCGGCCTGGCTGCTGGCCAGCAAGCACATCAATGGCGCGCAAGGACTGGAGGTCTCGGACTTCATGCGCCTGAGCATCGCGGCCCAGGCCAGCCTGCCCATCCTCAACCTGGCGCCCGAACTGTACGAAGGCTGGGACGAGATCATCGTGTACCCGGCCAGCTTCCGCATTCCGCGCTCGCGCCAGGACGATGACGGCGTGGTGCACGAATACCTGGAGGACGCCGCCGGCGAAGCCTGGGAAGGAGGGCCGCTGGTGCTGTCCTGGGAAGACACGCAGTTCTCCGAGGGCGGCTTCAACGTGGTCATCCACGAGTTCGCCCACAAGCTGGACCTGCGGTCGGGCCATGCCGACGGCATGCCCTCGCTGGCCGCGCACCCCGAACTCAAGCCCCAGGCATGGCGCCGCATCCTGGACGACAGCCTGGACCGCTTCATCGCGGCCGTGGACGCGGTCGAAGCCGCCATCCCGCACGACGTGGATCCGGAAAGCGAGGCCGCCGACGCCTGGTACGGCCAACTGCCGATGGACCCGTATGCCGCCACCGACGAAGCCGAGTTCTTCGCGGTCAGCTCGGAACACTTCTTCGTGGATCCCTATCCCATGCACGAAGCACTGCCGCAATGGTATGGACTGCTGCGGGCCTACTACCGGCAGGATCCCCTGGAACGCTACGCATGA